In the genome of Jatrophihabitans sp., one region contains:
- a CDS encoding LuxR C-terminal-related transcriptional regulator, with product MTAEQARAARAQLIEAGLVRRSWEDESRMVLVHPEIAIDQALRKRETDVAREQESIANSRLELQALVKDYLGATAQPEQVGQAVKLVDIDAIREVVKSCGATAQREVLAMHPNSEYAEHDLEVAQSLDTQALSRGVAMRSIYPEASRASDFFNHYHRAVTSHGAQIRYAKRVQTRMLIFDRETAIIPLHSADNGRAAVLVQGQAMTAMLVLTFEQAWSGATQLADDPEDGRNLAGTDLAGTDPSDLDRTLLQLMSMGVKDEAAARHMGISVRTVRRQIADLMNRLEASSRFEAGMRASIKGWVQGSL from the coding sequence TTGACCGCCGAGCAGGCCCGGGCAGCACGCGCCCAACTCATCGAGGCCGGGTTGGTGCGCCGCTCGTGGGAGGACGAAAGCAGGATGGTGCTGGTCCACCCCGAGATCGCGATCGATCAGGCTTTGCGCAAGCGCGAGACCGACGTGGCCCGCGAGCAGGAGAGCATCGCCAACTCCCGGCTGGAATTGCAGGCCTTGGTCAAGGACTACCTAGGGGCCACCGCCCAACCTGAGCAGGTCGGCCAGGCCGTCAAGCTCGTGGACATAGACGCGATCCGGGAAGTGGTGAAGAGCTGCGGCGCGACGGCTCAGCGCGAGGTGCTGGCAATGCACCCCAACTCCGAATACGCCGAACACGACCTTGAGGTGGCCCAAAGCCTCGATACCCAAGCACTCAGCCGCGGCGTGGCAATGCGGTCGATCTACCCAGAGGCCAGTAGGGCCAGTGACTTCTTCAACCACTATCACCGCGCTGTCACCAGTCACGGCGCGCAGATCCGCTATGCCAAGCGGGTGCAGACGCGGATGCTGATCTTCGATCGCGAGACGGCGATCATCCCGCTGCACTCGGCGGACAATGGCCGGGCAGCGGTGCTGGTCCAGGGTCAAGCGATGACCGCCATGCTGGTTCTGACGTTCGAGCAGGCGTGGTCGGGGGCGACCCAGCTGGCTGATGACCCCGAGGACGGCAGAAACCTGGCCGGAACGGACCTGGCAGGAACGGACCCCAGTGACCTGGACCGGACGTTGCTGCAATTGATGAGCATGGGCGTCAAGGATGAAGCGGCGGCTCGCCACATGGGGATCTCAGTACGCACGGTACGTCGCCAGATCGCTGACCTGATGAACCGGTTGGAGGCCAGCTCGCGCTTCGAGGCGGGCATGCGGGCCTCGATCAAAGGATGGGTCCAAGGTTCCCTCTGA
- a CDS encoding FAD-dependent oxidoreductase, whose amino-acid sequence MPNRVAVIGAGIAGLSAAYQLRDEAELVIYERNDYVGGHANTVEVIEDGTTIGLDTAFIVFNRPSYPGLSAFFDELGVPVLAHEGGFNMFDLDTGVEFGTLEFDLPEHEIVERYPESFLGIWRDAQRFHAEAPRHFLRKQAEFGLGAYLDLHGYSEAFKRGFVVQLATAVWSIPPELIWQMPASTFIAFFMAHDAEGLGGRSVAWHTVQGGSVTYVRKALAAIGAELRLDDPVVAVEDLGHWVEVRTLSGSSERYDSVVLSTHADQALSILGNPTPAQQAIEAVRYNTSSCLLHTDEAVLSKDRARWRSWNFGTVTTDGQSRAWPVYHLNQLQDLNARQDYFVTLDCPIEVAPDKVIKRITYSHPIITCEVRDLQSSIYRAHSGSRVLLAGSYFHSKSLGPDQIGSHEAAFSSGVEAARAVRAVLADPQFSRRDHAHSKSTQEEAL is encoded by the coding sequence GTGCCCAACCGGGTGGCAGTAATCGGCGCTGGTATCGCCGGGCTTTCCGCGGCCTATCAACTGCGGGACGAGGCCGAGCTGGTCATTTACGAACGCAACGACTATGTCGGCGGTCACGCCAATACGGTAGAAGTCATCGAAGACGGCACGACAATTGGTCTGGACACCGCTTTCATCGTCTTCAACCGGCCCAGCTATCCCGGACTCAGCGCATTCTTCGACGAGCTCGGCGTTCCGGTGCTGGCGCATGAGGGCGGCTTCAATATGTTCGACCTCGACACCGGCGTCGAGTTCGGAACCCTGGAATTCGACCTGCCTGAGCACGAGATCGTGGAGCGGTACCCGGAATCGTTTCTGGGCATCTGGCGCGACGCGCAGCGGTTTCACGCCGAGGCCCCCCGGCACTTCTTGCGCAAGCAGGCTGAGTTCGGGCTGGGCGCCTACCTGGACCTGCACGGGTACTCCGAAGCCTTCAAACGCGGGTTCGTGGTCCAGCTTGCGACCGCGGTGTGGTCGATTCCACCGGAGCTCATCTGGCAGATGCCGGCCAGCACCTTCATCGCCTTCTTCATGGCTCATGACGCCGAGGGCCTCGGTGGCCGCAGCGTGGCCTGGCACACGGTGCAGGGCGGCAGCGTCACCTACGTGCGCAAGGCGCTGGCCGCGATCGGCGCCGAGCTCCGGCTGGACGACCCGGTCGTGGCCGTCGAGGATCTCGGTCACTGGGTCGAGGTCCGGACGCTGTCAGGCTCGTCCGAGCGTTACGACAGCGTGGTGCTGAGCACCCATGCAGATCAGGCATTGAGCATCCTGGGCAACCCGACACCGGCTCAGCAGGCGATCGAGGCCGTGCGGTACAACACCTCGAGCTGCCTTCTGCACACCGATGAGGCCGTGCTGTCCAAGGACCGGGCACGGTGGCGCAGCTGGAACTTCGGAACAGTGACCACGGACGGTCAGAGCCGGGCCTGGCCGGTGTATCACCTCAACCAACTGCAGGACCTGAACGCCCGTCAAGACTATTTCGTCACCCTGGACTGCCCGATCGAGGTGGCGCCGGACAAGGTCATCAAGCGCATCACCTACTCGCATCCGATCATCACCTGCGAGGTGCGAGACCTCCAGTCGAGCATCTATCGGGCCCATTCCGGCAGCCGGGTGTTGCTCGCCGGTTCCTACTTCCACTCCAAGTCCCTCGGCCCTGACCAGATCGGCTCCCATGAAGCCGCTTTCAGCTCAGGAGTCGAGGCCGCCCGGGCAGTGCGTGCGGTGCTGGCCGACCCGCAGTTCAGCCGACGTGATCACGCGCATTCGAAGTCAACTCAGGAGGAAGCACTATGA
- a CDS encoding acyl carrier protein codes for MTELSVPSKSKQDIAQRLTEMVGSRLGVTAADVDVNQFFDDFGLDSTEALVLAGELESWIGVELPTTALWYHPTIADLAGFIAEELMSSVSPA; via the coding sequence ATGACCGAACTTTCCGTTCCCAGCAAATCCAAGCAGGACATCGCACAGCGGTTGACCGAGATGGTAGGCAGCAGGCTCGGCGTGACGGCGGCCGACGTCGATGTCAACCAGTTCTTCGACGACTTCGGCTTGGATTCGACCGAGGCGCTGGTGTTGGCCGGTGAGCTGGAGTCCTGGATCGGTGTGGAACTGCCAACCACCGCGCTCTGGTACCACCCGACGATCGCTGATCTGGCAGGGTTCATAGCAGAGGAATTGATGAGCAGTGTCAGCCCTGCTTGA
- a CDS encoding thioesterase domain-containing protein gives MSALLDRPPARRPDVTPVLRTLRTGDASRPRSVSIVHPGALPSSVYDGLAGRLPIEYGIHLLNLQGLAQYQQAALTGGRSELSVVDIAEFFARRVREVLRPGEDHALVGWSFGGVIAHAMTAHLTAGTAPTQLVLLDSIAAVPGYQAQIDDLDEQTLLRWFAMYLGAKRGAPAQPGAACPGSLEDVLAAMTDSGVLLPGTTIAGLAKVFAVYVDGLRRNSLLTRAFQAVPSQIATTVVRARRSLLAESGPMGWDQVCSPSLQVLTGEGDHYSMLTDAGTTALVAGIVRSVLTPTEREPVARHLAEPR, from the coding sequence GTGTCAGCCCTGCTTGATCGCCCGCCAGCCCGACGGCCCGACGTGACCCCGGTGCTGCGCACGTTGCGAACCGGCGATGCCAGCCGGCCGCGGTCAGTCTCGATCGTGCACCCCGGGGCCCTGCCCTCGTCGGTTTACGACGGCCTGGCTGGGCGACTGCCGATCGAGTACGGCATCCATCTGCTGAACTTGCAGGGGCTGGCGCAGTACCAGCAGGCAGCCCTCACCGGTGGGCGCAGTGAGTTGAGCGTCGTCGACATCGCGGAGTTCTTCGCCCGCCGGGTGCGGGAAGTGCTTCGGCCTGGCGAGGATCATGCTTTGGTCGGCTGGTCGTTCGGCGGTGTGATCGCCCACGCCATGACCGCCCACCTGACCGCAGGCACGGCCCCGACGCAGCTCGTCCTGCTGGACAGCATCGCCGCCGTTCCCGGATACCAGGCTCAGATCGATGATCTGGACGAGCAGACGTTGTTGAGGTGGTTCGCCATGTACCTCGGCGCCAAGCGAGGGGCGCCGGCTCAGCCGGGCGCGGCCTGCCCTGGGTCGCTTGAGGACGTGTTGGCGGCGATGACCGACTCCGGCGTCCTGCTACCGGGCACCACGATCGCCGGGCTGGCTAAGGTCTTCGCGGTCTACGTTGACGGGCTGCGCCGCAATAGCCTGCTGACCCGGGCCTTCCAGGCCGTCCCGAGTCAGATCGCCACCACCGTTGTGCGCGCGCGCCGAAGCCTGCTGGCTGAATCCGGGCCGATGGGCTGGGACCAGGTCTGCTCGCCGAGTCTGCAAGTGCTGACCGGCGAAGGCGACCACTACAGCATGCTCACCGACGCGGGGACGACCGCGCTGGTAGCCGGCATCGTGCGATCGGTCCTGACTCCGACGGAGCGCGAACCTGTCGCCCGACACCTTGCAGAACCTCGATGA